In Deltaproteobacteria bacterium, a single window of DNA contains:
- a CDS encoding aminopeptidase P family protein, giving the protein MPFDQRIRHLQESLIELGVEGAVLFHSRDVYYYTGTAQPAFLIVRPDDYFLFVINGIEFAHRDSPLPPEKIISERSLEKMSGRMFPGQGSGATVATELDLLTVGRFRELQKVLGRREIVDVSEEILRQRMTKDEVEIDAIRRACAAVHAGHEAAMDCLRPGVTELELSAAVEYAQRLAGHDGMLFMRQPDALIGRGPFASGDNLQHMSGGAFCLTGTGLDPAVPVGASRREIQRNDLVVIDVPACVNGYHSDQSRTYCPGHPPGDAVTLYKAVLQVMDHLIEQLRPGMRIGDAFSIGLDKARELGIQDSYLRFPSGATAHFIGHGVGLDVNEPPVLKKGSEVVLQAGMTLALEITATTTNGHPVKIEDVVLVSPDRCRILTTTPRDQIQVPAFTTSPTDSRTCPTKKPA; this is encoded by the coding sequence ATGCCGTTTGACCAACGAATACGCCATTTGCAGGAATCCTTGATCGAACTCGGTGTCGAAGGAGCCGTTCTGTTTCATTCGAGAGATGTGTATTATTACACGGGGACCGCGCAACCGGCCTTCTTGATCGTTCGGCCGGACGATTATTTCCTGTTCGTGATCAACGGCATCGAGTTTGCCCATAGGGACAGCCCTTTGCCGCCCGAAAAGATCATTTCCGAGCGGAGTTTGGAGAAGATGTCGGGCCGCATGTTCCCGGGGCAAGGATCGGGAGCAACCGTGGCCACGGAGCTGGATCTGCTTACCGTCGGACGGTTTCGTGAATTGCAAAAGGTGTTGGGCCGGCGGGAGATCGTGGATGTGTCGGAAGAGATCCTGCGACAGCGAATGACCAAGGACGAAGTCGAGATCGATGCGATCCGGCGAGCCTGCGCAGCCGTCCATGCGGGACACGAGGCGGCGATGGATTGCTTGCGTCCCGGCGTAACGGAACTCGAGCTTTCCGCCGCGGTCGAATACGCCCAACGATTGGCCGGACACGACGGAATGTTGTTCATGAGGCAACCGGACGCGCTCATCGGCCGGGGTCCTTTTGCCTCGGGAGACAACCTCCAGCACATGAGCGGAGGGGCCTTTTGCCTCACGGGTACGGGACTCGATCCGGCGGTGCCCGTCGGGGCCTCTCGACGCGAAATCCAGCGGAACGACCTGGTCGTTATCGACGTGCCGGCCTGCGTGAACGGCTACCACTCGGACCAGTCGCGCACCTATTGTCCGGGGCATCCGCCCGGCGACGCGGTAACCCTGTACAAGGCGGTACTGCAAGTCATGGATCACCTGATCGAGCAGCTTCGGCCCGGCATGCGCATAGGGGATGCGTTCTCGATTGGGCTCGACAAGGCCCGGGAGCTGGGCATACAGGACTCGTACCTGCGTTTTCCATCCGGGGCCACGGCCCATTTTATCGGACACGGGGTCGGGCTCGATGTTAACGAGCCCCCGGTGCTGAAAAAAGGCAGTGAAGTCGTCTTGCAGGCGGGCATGACGCTGGCGTTGGAAATCACGGCCACGACAACGAACGGACATCCCGTGAAGATCGAGGATGTGGTTCTCGTGTCACCGGACCGGTGTCGGATATTGACCACCACTCCCCGGGATCAAATCCAGGTTCCCGCCTTTACTACTTCTCCAACAGATTCCCGAACATGCCCCACAAAAAAGCCGGCTTGA
- a CDS encoding GAF domain-containing protein yields MKKQIMSYETLLNITSGIAESRDPEEVALLTVASVKSALEAKGCALFLFNRKSNELEVAASSGLSDEYLNKGPISSIRSIARSLSEGPVAVYDVADDPRIQYPEEAKKEGIASILSIPIMVRKNPIGALRVYTAAPWEVTLEDVNFVQAVAQITGMALEMARMHKGLKDSIEILKTRRDPKTLKSAKWTPYEGVPMSVPKGERSPAPDAS; encoded by the coding sequence ATGAAGAAACAGATCATGAGCTATGAAACTCTGTTGAACATCACCAGTGGCATCGCCGAATCCAGAGATCCCGAGGAAGTCGCCCTGCTCACAGTGGCGAGTGTGAAAAGCGCCCTTGAAGCCAAAGGATGCGCGCTTTTTCTGTTCAACCGAAAAAGCAACGAACTCGAGGTGGCCGCGTCGAGCGGCTTGAGTGACGAGTATCTGAACAAAGGCCCGATCAGCTCGATCCGTTCCATCGCTCGATCGTTGAGCGAAGGTCCGGTGGCTGTGTACGACGTCGCCGACGATCCGAGGATTCAGTACCCCGAGGAGGCGAAGAAGGAGGGAATCGCCTCGATCCTTTCCATACCCATCATGGTTCGGAAGAATCCCATAGGCGCTTTACGCGTGTATACCGCTGCCCCCTGGGAGGTTACGCTGGAGGATGTGAACTTCGTCCAGGCTGTGGCGCAAATCACCGGCATGGCCCTGGAAATGGCCCGAATGCACAAAGGTCTGAAAGACAGCATCGAGATCCTGAAGACAAGACGCGATCCAAAGACGCTGAAGTCCGCCAAATGGACTCCCTACGAAGGCGTTCCCATGAGCGTGCCGAAGGGCGAGCGAAGCCCGGCTCCGGACGCTTCATAA
- a CDS encoding NfeD family protein — protein sequence MSDWIWIAVICLAAYEVIEHLVFPLIFALVNRKKPSPSGPQGMVGKTCVVKEWGADSGKVLFNSELWNAVGEEPLSPNRKAVIRRVEGLTLVVEPLDERV from the coding sequence GTGTCGGACTGGATATGGATTGCCGTTATCTGTCTTGCGGCGTATGAGGTTATAGAACACCTGGTGTTCCCTCTCATCTTTGCCCTTGTGAACCGCAAGAAACCGTCACCTTCAGGTCCTCAAGGGATGGTGGGCAAAACATGCGTGGTCAAGGAATGGGGAGCAGACAGCGGCAAGGTTCTCTTTAACAGCGAGTTGTGGAACGCGGTGGGCGAAGAACCGCTCTCGCCGAATCGGAAAGCGGTCATACGACGGGTGGAAGGACTGACACTCGTTGTGGAACCCCTCGACGAACGGGTCTGA
- a CDS encoding class I SAM-dependent methyltransferase translates to MYDFMNKSALFQLFHGLERKGPGTEAATLAALKRCSPLPPEPVVVDFGCGAGAATLTLARALNTKVIGVDVYAPFLEELQARAAAAGLTHKVETLLADFANPARAPRSIDLLWSEGAIFVLGWRQGLRLWAPLVRPGGFLALTEMTWLTDSPLEEARQAWSQWYPSMGALESNCRAALDLGLHIVDRFVLPAEAWQAFSGPLNRRCEELLRNPETDAGLIEEIRETEKEMALYERHGTCYGYVFYILRAE, encoded by the coding sequence GTGTATGACTTTATGAACAAAAGCGCGCTTTTCCAATTGTTCCACGGACTCGAACGCAAGGGACCCGGTACCGAAGCGGCGACCCTTGCGGCTTTGAAACGTTGCTCTCCCCTGCCTCCGGAGCCGGTGGTGGTCGATTTCGGTTGCGGCGCCGGAGCGGCCACGCTTACACTGGCAAGAGCATTGAATACGAAGGTTATCGGGGTGGATGTGTACGCCCCTTTTCTGGAAGAACTGCAAGCCCGCGCAGCCGCGGCAGGTCTCACCCACAAGGTGGAAACGCTATTGGCGGATTTTGCGAATCCGGCTAGGGCCCCCCGATCCATAGATCTCCTCTGGTCCGAGGGAGCCATCTTTGTTCTGGGGTGGCGGCAGGGTCTGCGGCTATGGGCGCCGCTGGTCCGGCCCGGCGGCTTCCTGGCGCTCACCGAGATGACGTGGCTCACCGATAGTCCCCTCGAGGAAGCCCGACAAGCGTGGTCTCAATGGTATCCGTCCATGGGCGCCCTCGAATCCAACTGCCGGGCCGCCCTCGATCTCGGGCTACACATCGTGGACCGTTTCGTCCTGCCCGCGGAGGCGTGGCAGGCCTTTTCCGGGCCTCTCAACAGGCGATGCGAGGAACTGCTGCGGAATCCGGAAACCGACGCCGGACTGATCGAGGAAATCAGGGAAACCGAGAAGGAAATGGCGCTTTACGAGCGGCACGGGACCTGCTACGGATATGTTTTTTATATTTTGCGAGCGGAATAA
- a CDS encoding ATPase — translation MTPNGRRPWRKLMRMHPAMLLVSSFLAVIVLGALLLLLPAASTSGSISVINALFTATSAVCVTGLVVVDTGAYFTAFGQCVILFLIQIGGLGVMTISVMLFRLVGRNVSFRQRMVLQDVFAHTPRSDIFQILGTIFAFTAIVELSGVALLFIHWHGEYPAGKALYMAVFHSISAFCNAGFALFENSMMNYSGDVLLNLSMCSLIVLGGIGFPVVYDIYCNVRDRNARRFRLAVQTKTVLVITAVLILVGAGVFGVLEESRTLSGKSAMESALDALFQSVTCRTAGFNTVDIAGLSDATLVLMMFLMFFGASPGSCGGGVKTTTLALLAAFSWSRIRGARRVNMFKRSVPPETVTRSMSLILVSVGLIGLVLFMVLLDDASGRPDNVTASNHFLARLFEVVSAFGTVGLSMGATAALSAWDKSWIILLMFVGRVGVLTFSYIIAGGRAGNGLEFAEENVMIG, via the coding sequence ATGACACCGAACGGACGGCGGCCATGGCGAAAATTGATGCGGATGCACCCCGCCATGTTGCTGGTGTCCAGTTTTCTGGCCGTCATCGTTTTGGGCGCCCTGCTGCTCCTGTTGCCCGCCGCCAGCACGTCCGGAAGCATATCCGTTATAAACGCCCTGTTTACGGCAACTTCAGCGGTGTGTGTGACGGGGCTCGTAGTGGTGGATACGGGGGCCTATTTCACCGCATTCGGCCAATGTGTCATTCTGTTCCTCATCCAGATCGGCGGTCTGGGTGTTATGACCATATCCGTGATGCTGTTTCGATTGGTGGGTCGGAACGTTTCGTTCAGACAACGGATGGTGCTTCAGGACGTTTTCGCTCATACGCCTAGGAGTGATATCTTTCAGATCCTGGGAACCATTTTCGCGTTCACGGCCATCGTCGAGCTTTCAGGTGTAGCCCTGCTTTTCATTCACTGGCACGGAGAGTATCCGGCCGGAAAAGCACTGTACATGGCCGTCTTCCATTCGATCTCCGCTTTTTGCAACGCCGGGTTCGCTCTCTTCGAGAACAGCATGATGAACTACAGCGGCGACGTTCTGTTAAACCTGTCCATGTGCTCGTTGATCGTACTGGGCGGTATCGGATTTCCCGTGGTCTACGACATCTACTGCAACGTCCGAGACAGGAACGCCAGGAGATTCAGATTGGCGGTGCAGACAAAAACCGTGCTCGTAATCACCGCCGTACTGATTCTGGTGGGAGCCGGTGTGTTCGGCGTACTGGAAGAGTCCCGGACCCTCTCCGGGAAATCCGCGATGGAATCGGCATTGGATGCGCTCTTCCAGTCCGTCACCTGCCGAACCGCCGGATTCAACACGGTAGACATTGCCGGTTTGAGCGACGCCACATTGGTCCTGATGATGTTCCTCATGTTTTTCGGAGCCTCGCCGGGCTCTTGCGGAGGAGGCGTCAAGACGACCACCCTGGCCCTCCTTGCCGCGTTCAGTTGGAGCCGGATCCGCGGCGCAAGGCGTGTAAATATGTTCAAGAGGAGCGTTCCGCCTGAAACCGTGACCAGGAGCATGTCGTTGATTCTGGTATCGGTCGGGCTGATCGGTTTGGTCCTATTCATGGTTCTCCTCGATGATGCCTCCGGCCGTCCCGACAATGTTACGGCCTCCAATCACTTCCTCGCCCGCCTTTTTGAGGTTGTATCCGCTTTCGGCACGGTGGGCCTCTCCATGGGCGCCACGGCCGCGCTTTCCGCATGGGACAAGAGCTGGATCATCTTATTGATGTTCGTCGGCCGAGTCGGAGTATTGACGTTCTCGTACATCATAGCCGGAGGCCGGGCTGGAAACGGACTGGAATTCGCAGAGGAAAACGTTATGATCGGATAG
- a CDS encoding TrkA family potassium uptake protein, whose amino-acid sequence MKKFAVIGLGKFGFHVARALYEDGNEVVAIDLDRARVQAVTPYCSEAILLDASNREELNALGLETMDGVIVSTGQRISTSILICLYLNEIGVRNILAKALDEDHEKILKKVGAAEVVHPEKDMANRVARGLSHPNVIDFIPLAEGYELVEVAAPSKFVGKSLKEINLRAKHNVHVIAVKELAPENFVLAPHADFVIKAGDILVILGLSQDIGKIKQP is encoded by the coding sequence ATGAAGAAGTTCGCCGTCATTGGTCTGGGTAAGTTCGGGTTTCATGTGGCCCGGGCTCTGTACGAAGATGGGAACGAAGTCGTGGCCATCGATCTCGATCGGGCAAGGGTTCAGGCCGTGACCCCCTACTGCAGCGAAGCCATCCTACTCGACGCGAGCAACAGGGAAGAACTGAATGCCCTGGGCCTGGAAACGATGGACGGCGTCATAGTTTCCACCGGTCAAAGGATCAGCACGAGCATTCTCATCTGTCTGTATCTGAACGAAATCGGTGTTCGGAACATCCTTGCCAAAGCATTGGATGAAGATCACGAAAAAATCCTGAAAAAAGTGGGGGCTGCGGAAGTCGTTCACCCGGAGAAAGACATGGCGAATCGGGTCGCACGGGGATTGTCGCATCCGAATGTCATCGACTTCATCCCACTGGCGGAGGGATATGAACTCGTGGAAGTGGCAGCGCCTTCGAAGTTCGTGGGGAAGAGTCTGAAGGAAATCAATCTCAGGGCCAAACACAATGTGCACGTGATCGCAGTCAAAGAACTGGCGCCGGAGAACTTCGTCTTGGCGCCTCACGCGGACTTCGTAATCAAGGCCGGCGACATTCTGGTCATTCTGGGGCTTTCCCAGGACATCGGTAAAATCAAGCAGCCCTGA
- a CDS encoding 4Fe-4S binding protein, whose protein sequence is MREMVVISGKGGTGKTSLVGAFSALARNKVLCDADVDAADLHLLLQPEIRRRESFQGGGLAVIDVNRCTGCGLCIELCQWNAISDDFVVDPIACEGCGVCVHFCPEDAVDFPRQTCGEWYVSETRFGPMVHAGLGIAEENSGKLVTLVRKEARNLAEARGLDLIITDGPPGIGCPVIASIGGASAVLVVTEPTVSGEHDLERVLQLVKHFRVPAMVLINKSDLNPDMAGVIERKIRELGAVFVGSIPFSKTFTQAVVQGKTVPELDPNDESARKVIEIWEEVHNRLASLPSR, encoded by the coding sequence ATGAGAGAGATGGTGGTGATCAGCGGGAAAGGCGGCACGGGAAAAACCAGCCTGGTAGGGGCATTCTCCGCCTTGGCGCGCAACAAAGTGCTGTGTGATGCGGACGTGGACGCCGCGGACCTGCATCTGCTGCTTCAGCCGGAAATCAGAAGACGCGAGTCGTTCCAAGGCGGCGGACTCGCCGTCATCGATGTGAACAGGTGCACCGGTTGCGGCCTCTGCATCGAGCTTTGCCAGTGGAACGCCATCAGCGACGACTTTGTGGTGGACCCCATCGCGTGCGAAGGGTGTGGCGTGTGCGTTCACTTTTGTCCGGAAGACGCCGTGGATTTTCCCCGTCAGACGTGCGGAGAGTGGTACGTTTCGGAAACGCGTTTTGGTCCCATGGTGCATGCGGGGCTGGGCATTGCGGAAGAAAATTCGGGCAAGCTGGTGACTCTGGTGCGAAAAGAGGCCCGCAACCTGGCGGAAGCTCGGGGGCTGGACCTCATCATAACGGACGGCCCTCCCGGGATCGGTTGTCCGGTCATCGCTTCCATAGGGGGCGCAAGCGCTGTCCTGGTGGTGACCGAGCCCACCGTATCCGGCGAGCACGATCTGGAACGGGTCCTTCAACTGGTCAAGCATTTCCGCGTGCCGGCCATGGTGCTCATCAATAAATCGGATCTCAACCCGGACATGGCGGGAGTGATCGAGAGGAAGATCCGTGAACTGGGCGCCGTGTTTGTGGGGAGCATCCCCTTCAGCAAAACGTTCACTCAGGCCGTGGTGCAAGGTAAGACGGTGCCTGAACTGGACCCCAATGATGAAAGCGCTCGCAAGGTAATTGAAATCTGGGAGGAAGTGCACAACCGGCTCGCCTCGCTGCCGTCCCGCTAG
- a CDS encoding ATP-binding protein, whose amino-acid sequence MIVSVASGKGGTGKTMVTTNLAAALADNVQLLDCDVEEPNAHLFIKPEWTVRETVTTFVPKIDENKCTFCGECAKLCRFNALVILKDTTLTFAELCHGCLGCLRVCPADAVKPGERELGILERGVRNGIELVHGRLRIGEAMAPPLIRKVREQARKDRHVLIDAPPGTSCPVIAAVKDTDYVVMVTEPTPFGLYDLQLAIEAVRVLNLPHGLIINRCDVGNDQVWKYAEKEHIPILMEIPFQRAIAEVYARGDLIVEALPEWKSRFRSLWENIVQQAEKSRGRESEQ is encoded by the coding sequence ATGATCGTTAGCGTGGCCAGCGGCAAGGGAGGCACCGGAAAAACCATGGTGACTACTAACCTCGCCGCCGCCCTGGCGGATAATGTGCAACTGTTGGACTGTGACGTGGAAGAGCCGAATGCGCACCTGTTTATCAAGCCCGAATGGACCGTTAGAGAAACGGTCACCACGTTCGTTCCGAAAATCGACGAAAACAAGTGCACGTTCTGCGGCGAATGCGCCAAGCTCTGCCGGTTCAATGCATTGGTAATTCTGAAAGACACCACTCTGACGTTTGCCGAGTTGTGCCATGGCTGCTTGGGATGTCTCAGGGTGTGTCCGGCAGACGCCGTAAAACCCGGTGAACGGGAACTGGGAATTCTGGAACGCGGAGTTCGAAACGGGATCGAACTTGTGCACGGACGTCTTCGCATAGGCGAAGCGATGGCGCCGCCGCTCATACGAAAAGTGCGAGAGCAGGCGCGCAAGGACCGTCATGTGCTTATCGACGCGCCTCCGGGTACTTCGTGTCCGGTCATAGCCGCGGTGAAGGATACCGACTACGTGGTGATGGTCACTGAACCCACACCGTTCGGCCTGTACGATCTCCAACTGGCGATCGAGGCCGTTCGCGTACTGAACCTTCCCCACGGACTGATCATCAACCGGTGCGATGTGGGTAACGACCAGGTTTGGAAATACGCGGAAAAGGAGCACATACCCATATTGATGGAAATTCCCTTTCAGCGGGCTATCGCCGAAGTCTATGCCCGGGGCGACCTTATCGTGGAAGCCCTGCCCGAGTGGAAAAGCCGGTTCCGGTCCCTCTGGGAAAACATTGTCCAACAAGCGGAGAAGAGCCGGGGAAGGGAGTCGGAGCAATGA
- a CDS encoding GGDEF domain-containing protein produces MKHPLTVDEMMESVRNLPTLPGIAIRIMEAVRKDNSTLKEISDILSVDPPLSAKILKAVNSPLYCLVRPVTSVHHAVTLLGTNVVKNLALSFSIVQTNHKSGGADSGFDYALFWKTSIISAVTSKLMMKKIRPETAEDAFVLGLLHNIGTLALQNGCPDQYALVLEEMRATQRYCHDAEQTAFGFNHMDVGEYLIRSWGLPERFSIPVRYHHCPEGPEGIQSELRDLAKVLHLSSLFADVFTCSGKNVHLGVLEYHVEKYGFFDIGCIPEITEETQKHTADMFPLFEIEIGSEESYIRIMEEARKELVHVSEDLMERFIEQSRQMETLREKALRDHLTGLYNHQAFQDALEREFHRTQRYDLDLSVILLDIDHFKQTNDVYGHLAGDHVLNAVGRLLDETVRKCDIAARYGGEEFAVLLPETRPDDAFRVAERIRKRIQTLLIDYEGTYIGVTVSAGAAYMEQGLDRSKTDLLQRADKALYLAKAHGRNRCVLAVQSKNSEMEETFRAVAGRMPVPVVGQRGQSGKDGYAEMFMTSAGAGRTIQSTRH; encoded by the coding sequence ATGAAACACCCGTTGACCGTCGACGAAATGATGGAAAGTGTGAGGAACCTGCCGACTTTGCCCGGCATTGCTATCAGGATCATGGAGGCGGTTCGGAAGGACAACTCGACGCTGAAGGAGATATCGGATATTTTATCCGTGGATCCTCCTCTGAGCGCCAAGATACTCAAGGCCGTAAATTCCCCTTTGTACTGCCTGGTCAGACCTGTCACGTCGGTCCATCACGCCGTGACGCTTTTGGGGACCAACGTCGTCAAGAATCTGGCATTGAGCTTCTCCATCGTGCAAACGAACCACAAGAGCGGAGGGGCGGACAGCGGATTCGACTATGCCCTGTTCTGGAAGACATCCATCATCAGCGCCGTTACATCGAAACTCATGATGAAAAAAATACGCCCTGAGACGGCGGAGGATGCCTTTGTGTTGGGCCTTCTTCACAACATCGGCACGCTGGCGCTGCAGAACGGCTGTCCGGATCAGTATGCCCTAGTTCTGGAGGAAATGCGGGCTACTCAGCGGTATTGTCACGATGCGGAGCAAACGGCTTTCGGATTCAACCATATGGACGTGGGGGAGTATCTGATCCGAAGCTGGGGACTTCCCGAACGGTTTTCCATTCCCGTACGATATCATCACTGTCCCGAGGGCCCTGAAGGAATACAGTCGGAGTTGCGGGACCTCGCCAAAGTTCTGCATTTGTCATCCCTGTTCGCCGATGTCTTCACGTGTTCCGGAAAGAACGTGCATCTGGGCGTTCTCGAGTATCATGTGGAGAAGTACGGCTTCTTTGACATAGGTTGTATTCCGGAAATCACCGAGGAGACCCAAAAACATACGGCGGACATGTTTCCCTTGTTCGAGATCGAGATCGGATCGGAAGAGAGCTATATCCGGATCATGGAAGAGGCTCGGAAGGAGCTTGTGCACGTGTCCGAGGATCTCATGGAACGATTTATCGAGCAATCCCGGCAAATGGAAACGCTGAGGGAGAAGGCGCTCCGTGACCACCTAACCGGGCTTTACAATCATCAGGCGTTTCAAGATGCTTTGGAACGGGAATTTCACAGAACCCAAAGGTACGACCTGGATCTGTCCGTCATACTGTTGGATATCGATCATTTCAAACAAACGAATGACGTTTACGGGCATCTCGCGGGAGACCATGTGCTCAACGCCGTGGGGCGTTTGTTGGACGAAACCGTCCGTAAATGCGACATCGCGGCAAGATATGGGGGCGAGGAATTCGCCGTCCTGTTGCCTGAGACGCGTCCGGACGATGCATTCAGAGTAGCGGAACGTATTCGAAAAAGGATTCAGACGCTCTTGATCGACTACGAAGGAACCTATATCGGAGTGACGGTCAGCGCCGGAGCGGCTTACATGGAACAGGGCCTCGACCGATCGAAAACCGATCTGCTCCAAAGGGCCGACAAGGCCCTCTACCTGGCGAAGGCCCACGGAAGGAATCGATGTGTGCTGGCTGTTCAATCGAAAAATAGCGAAATGGAAGAGACTTTTCGTGCAGTGGCCGGCAGAATGCCCGTACCCGTGGTCGGACAGAGGGGCCAGTCGGGTAAGGACGGATACGCAGAGATGTTCATGACGTCTGCCGGGGCAGGTCGAACGATTCAATCCACCCGCCACTAA
- a CDS encoding response regulator, with the protein MVLLVVDDEAVQLESLRRGLRSKGYDFVGAKSGQEALDVLKSVAGEGVGMVITDYAMPDMNGIELLNRVRSVRKTLPFILMTAYGDKQIVINALRSGCQGYIEKPFTLEQLLDEIQRTVVISGQEETHQELCERVQKLVHQINNPLVCIIGSAELASCHIDDSEVIKKNIHRILESTDRISKINEEILKLGRKDIDKSTLVDINGLLEECLSMFNGLMILKGIELKKELTLGEVNLFADKFGLQQLFNNILLNAIDAMEGKVGKTLRVTTSIDKNRSFISACIEDTGCGIPENAIETIFSPYVTTKDKGTGLGLAVAKNVVEKHDGRIDVESQPGKGTLFRITLPTGGRANM; encoded by the coding sequence ATGGTCTTGTTGGTAGTCGACGATGAAGCGGTCCAGTTGGAAAGTCTGAGAAGAGGGTTGCGGAGCAAGGGGTATGACTTCGTTGGAGCCAAAAGCGGACAGGAGGCCCTGGATGTGTTGAAAAGCGTTGCCGGCGAAGGTGTCGGAATGGTGATCACGGATTACGCCATGCCGGACATGAACGGCATCGAACTCCTCAACCGCGTACGTTCCGTCCGTAAGACATTGCCTTTTATACTGATGACAGCCTATGGGGATAAACAGATCGTTATTAATGCACTACGAAGCGGCTGTCAGGGGTATATCGAAAAGCCTTTCACCCTGGAACAACTGCTGGATGAGATCCAGCGGACGGTGGTCATCTCCGGGCAGGAGGAGACTCATCAGGAATTGTGCGAACGTGTCCAAAAACTCGTACATCAAATTAACAATCCGTTGGTGTGTATCATAGGAAGCGCCGAACTGGCGAGTTGTCATATAGACGATTCCGAAGTGATCAAGAAGAACATCCATCGGATACTCGAGTCCACGGATAGGATCAGTAAAATAAATGAAGAAATCCTTAAGCTGGGCAGAAAGGATATCGACAAATCGACACTTGTAGATATTAATGGTTTGTTAGAAGAATGTTTAAGCATGTTCAATGGGTTAATGATACTCAAGGGAATTGAACTGAAGAAAGAACTGACTCTAGGCGAGGTGAACCTATTTGCGGACAAATTCGGCCTCCAGCAGCTCTTTAACAACATACTGCTAAACGCCATTGACGCGATGGAGGGTAAAGTAGGAAAGACCTTGCGAGTAACGACCTCAATAGACAAAAACCGTTCGTTCATAAGCGCGTGCATTGAAGACACGGGCTGCGGGATCCCTGAAAATGCCATCGAAACGATCTTTTCGCCTTATGTTACAACCAAGGACAAAGGGACGGGCCTCGGATTGGCGGTGGCGAAAAACGTGGTGGAAAAACACGACGGAAGAATCGATGTGGAAAGTCAGCCGGGGAAAGGCACTCTGTTTCGAATAACGCTTCCGACAGGAGGGAGGGCCAATATGTGA